One segment of Pseudomonas sp. FP2196 DNA contains the following:
- a CDS encoding acyltransferase encodes MNSKRIMDIEVLRAIAVLGVLFHHLQGSLFADPVPLLEKIHAWAQPWWGVDLFFAISGFVIARGLIPALQGCTTRQEYWQQTRNFWLRRAFRLLPSAWLWLALMLLACVFLNRSGAFGSLYANLQATLAGVLQYANFRFADSFFHYEYGSSFVYWSLSLEEQFYLLFPLLILLCRKHLVWALLALVAVQIFTMRTPLLMAVRTDALALGVLLAMWSAQPGYQRWQPTCLRRPWVGILALIATGLLMSFMATDRFTFANYRLGSIALLSAVLVWIASYNRNYLLPAGHAQRVMAWIGSRSYGIYLVHIPAYQLVRELIFRLQSAGLPSPAGHPILTLVIAFGLIALLSELNYRFIEMPMRNRGAALVKRLGTSPTAVPSSGATSC; translated from the coding sequence ATGAACAGCAAACGGATCATGGACATTGAGGTCCTGCGTGCGATCGCGGTGCTGGGGGTGCTGTTCCATCACTTGCAGGGCAGCCTGTTTGCCGACCCGGTGCCGCTGCTGGAAAAAATTCACGCCTGGGCCCAGCCGTGGTGGGGCGTCGATCTGTTTTTCGCCATCTCCGGTTTTGTCATCGCCCGTGGCCTGATCCCGGCGCTGCAAGGGTGCACAACCCGCCAGGAATACTGGCAACAGACGCGCAACTTCTGGCTGCGCCGGGCTTTTCGGCTGTTGCCATCGGCCTGGTTATGGTTGGCTCTGATGCTGCTGGCGTGTGTGTTTCTCAATCGTTCGGGTGCGTTCGGTTCGCTGTACGCCAACCTGCAAGCAACGCTGGCGGGTGTGTTGCAGTACGCCAACTTCCGTTTCGCAGACAGCTTCTTTCACTATGAGTACGGCAGCAGCTTCGTCTACTGGAGCCTGTCACTGGAGGAGCAGTTCTACCTGCTGTTTCCGCTGTTGATTCTGCTCTGTCGCAAGCATCTGGTCTGGGCATTGCTGGCGCTGGTCGCCGTGCAGATTTTCACGATGCGCACGCCATTGCTGATGGCCGTGCGCACCGACGCCCTGGCTCTCGGCGTGCTGTTGGCAATGTGGAGTGCGCAGCCGGGTTATCAGCGCTGGCAGCCGACGTGTCTGCGCAGGCCCTGGGTCGGGATTTTGGCCTTGATCGCTACCGGTTTGCTGATGAGTTTCATGGCTACCGACCGGTTCACCTTCGCCAATTACCGCCTCGGTTCGATCGCGCTGCTCAGCGCGGTGCTGGTCTGGATTGCTTCTTACAATCGCAACTATCTGTTGCCCGCCGGCCATGCGCAACGGGTGATGGCGTGGATCGGCAGCCGCTCCTACGGCATCTATCTGGTCCACATTCCGGCCTATCAACTGGTGCGTGAACTGATTTTCCGGTTACAGAGCGCCGGTCTGCCAAGCCCTGCCGGCCATCCGATTCTGACGCTGGTAATCGCTTTCGGCCTGATCGCGCTGCTCAGCGAACTCAATTACCGTTTCATCGAAATGCCTATGCGCAACCGCGGCGCAGCACTGGTCAAACGCCTCGGTACGTCACCCACCGCCGTCCCATCCTCTGGAGCCACCTCATGCTGA
- the gmd gene encoding GDP-mannose 4,6-dehydratase has product MTKSALITGITGQDGAYLAKLLLDKGYKVYGFVARRSSDSRWRLREMGVEADIVYLDGDMADACSVQRAVIQSAPDEIYNLAAQSFVAASWNQPVTTGIVDGLGVTHILEAIRQFSPHTRFYQASTSEMFGLIQAEQQDENTPFYPRSPYGVAKLYGHWITVNYRESFNLHASSGILFNHESPLRGIEFVTRKVTDAAARIKQGKQQELALGNIDAKRDWGFAGDYVEAMWLMLQQDKPDDFVVATGVTTTVREMCRIAFDHVGLNYRDYVKIDPAFFRPAEVEVLLGNPAKAQRVLGWKPKTDLDTLIRMMMDADMKRVAKE; this is encoded by the coding sequence ATGACAAAAAGTGCACTGATCACAGGGATCACCGGCCAGGACGGCGCGTATCTAGCCAAATTGTTGCTCGACAAGGGCTACAAGGTTTATGGCTTCGTGGCACGGCGCAGCAGCGATTCACGCTGGCGCCTGCGCGAAATGGGCGTCGAAGCCGATATTGTCTATCTGGACGGTGACATGGCCGATGCCTGCTCGGTACAACGTGCGGTCATTCAATCGGCTCCGGACGAAATCTATAACCTCGCCGCGCAGAGTTTCGTCGCCGCCTCGTGGAATCAACCGGTGACCACCGGCATCGTCGATGGGCTGGGCGTTACTCATATCCTCGAAGCGATCCGCCAGTTCAGCCCGCACACCCGCTTCTATCAGGCCTCGACCAGTGAAATGTTTGGTCTGATCCAGGCTGAGCAACAGGACGAGAACACCCCGTTCTACCCACGCAGCCCATACGGCGTGGCCAAACTGTATGGCCACTGGATCACCGTCAACTACCGCGAAAGTTTCAACCTGCACGCCAGCAGCGGCATCCTGTTCAACCACGAATCGCCGCTGCGTGGCATCGAGTTCGTCACCCGCAAGGTCACCGATGCCGCAGCCCGCATCAAACAGGGCAAACAGCAGGAGCTGGCCCTGGGCAACATCGACGCCAAGCGCGACTGGGGGTTTGCCGGCGACTACGTCGAAGCCATGTGGCTGATGCTGCAACAAGACAAGCCAGACGATTTTGTGGTCGCCACCGGAGTCACTACCACGGTGCGGGAAATGTGCCGTATTGCCTTCGATCACGTCGGCCTCAACTACCGCGACTACGTGAAGATCGACCCGGCGTTCTTCCGTCCGGCTGAAGTCGAAGTGCTGCTCGGCAACCCGGCCAAGGCTCAGCGCGTGCTGGGCTGGAAGCCAAAAACCGACCTGGATACCTTGATCCGCATGATGATGGATGCGGACATGAAACGCGTCGCCAAGGAGTAG
- a CDS encoding mannose-1-phosphate guanylyltransferase/mannose-6-phosphate isomerase, with the protein MLIPVILSGGAGTRLWPVSREGHPKPFMTLPDGQSLLGKTYQRAAALLDGWGDIVTVTNREYYFQSKDHYCAAHVSRHRGHFLLEPTGRNTAPAIAAAALSLQALHGDDAIMVVMPADHLIVNQDALKSAVEHAVNLARDGYLVTFGVLPTAPETGFGYIETGAPLDAKGAAKVQRFVEKPDLQTATHYLESGNFLWNSGMFCFTTATVLAELQLHAPELLEQTRACMAASAPLETVGCLQQELSPVLFAEITDISIDYALMERSEKVVVVPAGFDWSDIGSWGAVAALVPADADNNRASGEAIFIDSHNNFVQSEGRLVAAVGVDNLIIVDTADAVLVAHADRAQDVRRVAKQLKDKSHEAYRLHRTVSRPWGTYTVLEEGPRFKIKRIVVKPGGKLSLQMHHHRNEHWVVVEGMAKVTNNGSGTTLVAKNESTFIAAGHKHRLENPGVIDLVIIEVQSGEYLGEDDIVRFEDQYGRTV; encoded by the coding sequence ATGCTGATCCCCGTGATTCTGTCCGGCGGTGCCGGCACCCGTTTGTGGCCGGTGTCCCGCGAGGGCCATCCCAAGCCGTTCATGACCCTGCCCGACGGCCAGTCGCTGCTGGGCAAGACTTACCAGCGTGCAGCAGCATTGCTGGACGGCTGGGGCGACATCGTCACGGTGACCAATCGCGAGTACTACTTCCAGAGCAAGGATCACTACTGCGCCGCCCACGTGTCGCGCCATCGCGGGCACTTCCTGCTGGAGCCGACCGGGCGCAACACTGCCCCGGCCATTGCCGCCGCTGCCCTTTCGCTGCAAGCGCTGCATGGCGACGACGCAATCATGGTGGTGATGCCCGCCGACCATTTGATCGTCAATCAGGACGCGCTGAAAAGTGCGGTCGAACACGCGGTCAATCTGGCCAGGGACGGTTACCTGGTAACTTTCGGTGTGCTGCCGACGGCCCCGGAAACCGGCTTCGGCTACATCGAAACCGGTGCGCCGCTGGACGCCAAAGGCGCGGCCAAGGTGCAGCGCTTCGTGGAAAAACCCGACCTGCAAACCGCCACGCATTACCTGGAGAGCGGCAACTTCCTGTGGAACTCGGGCATGTTCTGCTTCACTACCGCGACCGTGCTTGCCGAGCTGCAACTGCACGCGCCAGAACTGCTGGAGCAGACCCGCGCCTGCATGGCCGCCAGCGCCCCGTTGGAAACCGTCGGCTGCCTGCAACAGGAACTGTCGCCGGTGCTGTTCGCTGAAATCACCGACATTTCCATCGACTATGCGTTGATGGAACGCTCGGAAAAAGTCGTGGTGGTGCCCGCCGGTTTCGACTGGAGCGATATCGGTTCGTGGGGCGCGGTGGCCGCACTGGTGCCGGCCGATGCCGACAACAACCGCGCCAGCGGCGAAGCGATTTTCATCGACAGCCACAACAACTTCGTCCAGAGCGAAGGCCGGCTGGTAGCCGCCGTCGGTGTGGATAACCTGATCATCGTCGACACCGCCGATGCCGTGCTCGTGGCCCATGCCGACCGTGCGCAGGACGTGCGCCGCGTCGCCAAGCAGCTCAAGGACAAATCCCACGAAGCCTATCGCCTGCACCGCACCGTCAGCCGGCCCTGGGGCACCTACACCGTTCTCGAGGAAGGCCCGCGCTTCAAGATCAAACGCATCGTGGTCAAACCTGGCGGCAAGTTGTCCCTGCAAATGCACCATCACCGCAACGAACACTGGGTGGTGGTCGAAGGCATGGCCAAGGTGACCAACAATGGCTCCGGCACGACGCTGGTGGCCAAGAACGAATCGACCTTTATCGCCGCCGGCCACAAGCATCGCCTGGAAAACCCCGGGGTGATCGATCTGGTGATCATTGAAGTGCAAAGCGGCGAATACCTGGGAGAGGACGACATCGTCCGCTTCGAAGACCAATACGGCAGGACGGTTTGA
- a CDS encoding glycosyltransferase: protein MNFILHSDVNDRSISQSLGRPEYSYYFVLKAYRPILESLGQVHIVSSSAEVDPLFRQLRAAGQDSVFLSFTPAHKTPTELECPTICVVAWEFDSIPDEQWDNDPRHDWTQMFARQGRVITLSSHTARAIRRAMGEDFPVLVLPTPLWENFAAIREQHVCRPINPGAVLSIKGCIFDTRTLGLSADALLPTPLTAEQEAILAAELEAARPPPLTFKRRLIIARHYLRLWLLNAGRDYAPPLPRSKFLHNWYWEGVRDRVPDVLHGWLEKRLPAICGPQPVPVIEPEPLNLPDTSSVVDIAVDGVIYVSVFNPKDGRKNWHQLITAFCWALRERADATLVLKITQNDLASYYSEMMTLLAQLSPFACRVVVMHGYLDDAQYTRLYAAASFYVNASRCEGLCLPLMEFLSSGKPVIAPDHTAMEDYIDESVALVVKSSEELTIWPQDSRIIYRTLRHRPDWGSLKSAYESSYRMAKTQPEDYQRMSAAAIARMHDYCAFAPVQKRMADFFGLVPRTLDAAPVTDNASC, encoded by the coding sequence ATGAATTTCATTCTTCACTCGGACGTCAACGACCGCTCCATCAGCCAGAGCCTGGGACGTCCCGAATACAGCTATTACTTTGTGCTCAAGGCCTATCGCCCGATACTCGAGAGTCTCGGTCAGGTGCACATTGTGTCGTCCAGCGCCGAAGTCGATCCGCTTTTTCGGCAACTGCGCGCGGCTGGCCAGGACAGCGTGTTTCTGTCGTTCACCCCTGCGCATAAAACCCCCACGGAACTTGAGTGTCCGACGATTTGCGTCGTGGCATGGGAGTTTGACTCGATCCCGGATGAGCAGTGGGACAACGATCCGCGCCATGACTGGACGCAGATGTTTGCGCGCCAGGGCCGGGTCATCACCTTGTCGAGCCACACTGCCCGAGCCATTCGCCGGGCCATGGGCGAAGACTTTCCAGTGTTGGTGTTGCCGACGCCGCTGTGGGAGAACTTTGCGGCGATTCGCGAGCAACACGTCTGTAGGCCGATCAATCCCGGCGCGGTGCTTTCCATCAAGGGCTGCATCTTCGATACCCGAACGCTCGGGTTGTCGGCCGATGCATTGCTCCCGACACCACTGACCGCCGAGCAGGAAGCAATTCTGGCCGCCGAGCTCGAGGCAGCCCGACCGCCACCGCTGACCTTCAAACGCCGCCTGATCATTGCCCGGCATTACCTGCGTCTGTGGTTGCTGAATGCAGGACGCGACTACGCACCACCGTTGCCGCGGTCGAAGTTTTTGCACAACTGGTATTGGGAAGGAGTTCGCGATCGTGTCCCGGACGTATTGCACGGCTGGCTCGAGAAACGCCTGCCGGCCATTTGCGGCCCGCAACCGGTACCGGTTATCGAACCCGAGCCGCTGAACCTGCCGGACACCTCGTCGGTGGTCGACATAGCGGTCGACGGCGTGATCTACGTCAGCGTGTTCAACCCCAAGGATGGCCGCAAGAACTGGCATCAACTGATCACCGCGTTCTGCTGGGCCTTGCGCGAAAGAGCCGATGCGACACTGGTGCTGAAGATCACCCAGAACGATCTGGCGTCGTACTACAGCGAAATGATGACCTTGCTCGCGCAGCTTTCACCCTTTGCTTGCCGGGTGGTGGTGATGCACGGTTATCTGGACGACGCGCAGTACACCAGGCTTTATGCAGCCGCCAGTTTCTACGTCAACGCTTCGCGTTGCGAAGGGCTGTGTCTGCCGTTGATGGAGTTTCTGTCCAGCGGCAAACCGGTGATCGCACCGGATCACACGGCCATGGAAGACTACATCGATGAGTCGGTGGCGCTCGTGGTCAAGTCCAGTGAAGAACTCACCATCTGGCCGCAAGACAGTCGCATCATCTATCGCACACTGCGTCATCGGCCCGATTGGGGCTCGCTGAAAAGCGCTTATGAAAGCAGCTATCGAATGGCCAAAACGCAGCCTGAGGATTACCAGCGCATGTCCGCTGCTGCGATTGCACGCATGCACGATTACTGCGCGTTCGCGCCAGTGCAAAAGCGCATGGCTGATTTTTTCGGACTTGTGCCGCGCACTCTGGATGCTGCGCCAGTGACGGATAACGCTTCATGCTGA
- a CDS encoding GDP-mannose 4,6-dehydratase, translating to MKKRLFITGLSGFVGQHIQSRLALPDSSWELLPAASPFDLTDAGSLSDLWPQMPDAVVHLAGQTFVPEAFRDPARTLDINVFGTLNLLQALKARGFAGTFLYVSSGDVYGQVAESDLPITEQQPPCPRNPYAVSKLSAEFLSLQWGLSEHWPVLVARPFNHIGTGQKDSFVIASAARQISRIKQGLQAPQLEVGDIDVTRDFLDVGDVVSAYFALLEKGIPGQVYNICSGREQSIRSLIEQLADLAEVQMQLVQDPARMRRADQRRVCGSHAKLAKTTGWAPDITTQQSLRAILSDWETRVRQE from the coding sequence TTGAAAAAGCGTCTGTTCATCACGGGTCTCAGTGGCTTCGTGGGACAACATATACAGTCACGTCTGGCCTTGCCCGATTCGTCGTGGGAGCTGTTGCCTGCCGCATCGCCCTTCGACCTCACGGATGCCGGCAGCCTCAGCGACCTTTGGCCGCAGATGCCCGACGCGGTGGTTCATCTGGCCGGGCAAACCTTCGTCCCCGAAGCCTTCCGTGATCCGGCCCGCACCCTCGATATCAATGTTTTCGGCACCCTCAACCTGTTGCAGGCTCTCAAGGCGCGCGGCTTTGCCGGCACGTTCCTGTATGTCAGCTCCGGCGACGTTTATGGCCAGGTGGCCGAAAGCGATCTGCCGATCACCGAGCAACAACCGCCCTGCCCGCGCAACCCTTACGCGGTGAGCAAACTCTCGGCGGAATTCCTCAGCCTGCAATGGGGCCTGAGCGAACACTGGCCGGTGCTGGTCGCACGCCCGTTCAACCATATCGGCACCGGGCAGAAAGACAGCTTTGTCATCGCCAGCGCTGCGCGCCAGATCAGTCGCATCAAACAAGGCCTGCAAGCCCCGCAACTGGAAGTCGGCGACATCGACGTGACGCGTGATTTCCTCGATGTCGGCGACGTCGTATCGGCCTACTTCGCGCTGCTGGAAAAAGGCATTCCGGGGCAGGTCTACAACATCTGCTCGGGGCGCGAGCAAAGCATCCGCAGCCTGATCGAACAACTGGCCGATCTTGCCGAAGTCCAGATGCAACTGGTTCAGGATCCGGCGCGCATGCGTCGCGCCGATCAGCGCCGCGTTTGCGGCAGCCACGCAAAACTGGCCAAAACCACAGGATGGGCGCCAGACATCACCACACAACAATCCCTGCGGGCGATCCTGTCCGACTGGGAGACGCGAGTACGACAAGAATGA
- a CDS encoding glycosyltransferase: MLIIIHSETNQHTIAQNLGRSEYSYYFVLKEYRPVLERLGRVVEVADPQVEVDALYLECLARGEPCVFLSFSPPHRTPVNLACPTLPVFAWEFSTIPNEPFAGEPRNDWRTVLHACGAAITHSSYTVNAVREAMEADYPIVAVPAPVWDRFAARGAQLQGQSLVATVRLKIKGLVADSRKLDLNAFGPMHLRSGKGIDFEAPLTEQELLLDGVVYTSVFNPGDGRKNWEDMLSAFCVSFRDIEDATLVLKLTHHDAEEALSDILHHLYKNQSYRCRIVLIYGYLADPDYERLVQATRYVVNTSYGEGQCLPLMEFMSCGKPAVAPRTTAMIDYLSAENAFLIESTDELTAWPHDPRKAFRTLRYMTNWASLCAAYRESYAVAKNDPARYARMSAQAVSSLQAFCSQAVAEQRLRVFFAQLFERRGVTVEIPGA; encoded by the coding sequence ATGCTGATCATCATTCATTCGGAAACCAACCAGCACACCATCGCTCAGAACCTGGGCCGTTCGGAATACAGCTACTACTTCGTGCTCAAGGAGTATCGCCCGGTACTCGAGCGCCTCGGACGCGTGGTGGAAGTGGCAGACCCGCAGGTCGAAGTCGATGCGCTCTATCTGGAGTGTCTGGCTCGGGGCGAGCCCTGTGTGTTCTTGTCCTTTTCCCCACCGCATCGCACGCCGGTGAACCTGGCGTGTCCGACGCTCCCGGTGTTTGCATGGGAATTCAGCACGATCCCCAACGAACCGTTTGCCGGTGAACCGCGTAATGACTGGCGCACCGTGCTGCACGCTTGTGGTGCTGCCATTACCCATTCCAGCTACACGGTCAACGCCGTGCGCGAAGCAATGGAGGCTGATTACCCGATTGTCGCGGTACCAGCGCCGGTATGGGATCGCTTCGCAGCCCGCGGCGCGCAGTTGCAAGGGCAGTCGCTGGTGGCTACGGTGCGGTTGAAGATCAAAGGCCTGGTGGCCGACAGTCGAAAACTGGATCTGAATGCCTTCGGCCCGATGCATTTGCGCAGTGGCAAAGGCATCGACTTTGAGGCACCCCTTACCGAGCAGGAGCTGCTGCTTGACGGTGTGGTGTACACCTCAGTGTTCAATCCCGGTGATGGGCGCAAGAATTGGGAAGACATGCTCAGCGCGTTCTGCGTGAGTTTTCGCGACATCGAAGACGCCACGCTGGTGCTCAAGCTCACGCACCACGATGCCGAAGAAGCGCTGAGCGACATCCTGCATCACCTGTACAAAAATCAGTCTTATCGCTGCCGTATCGTGCTGATCTACGGCTACCTTGCCGATCCCGACTACGAGCGGCTGGTCCAGGCCACTCGTTATGTAGTGAATACGTCATACGGCGAGGGCCAATGCTTGCCGCTGATGGAATTCATGTCGTGCGGCAAACCGGCGGTGGCCCCGCGCACCACCGCGATGATTGATTACCTGAGCGCCGAAAATGCGTTCCTGATCGAGTCGACCGATGAGCTCACAGCCTGGCCGCACGATCCGCGCAAGGCCTTTCGTACGCTGCGCTACATGACCAACTGGGCGTCGTTGTGCGCGGCCTATCGGGAGAGTTATGCCGTGGCAAAAAACGACCCGGCGCGTTATGCCCGGATGTCGGCGCAAGCGGTCAGCAGCCTGCAAGCGTTCTGCAGCCAGGCAGTCGCTGAACAGCGATTACGGGTTTTCTTTGCGCAGTTGTTCGAGCGCCGTGGTGTGACCGTGGAAATCCCCGGAGCATGA
- a CDS encoding DUF3142 domain-containing protein — protein MRFIVGLLALLMLSACEQQSAAPLDQQLYVWQRQWTSAHEAALRDSQRDFSTLRVLALQAFPNAGWSRARIAPPLLKSDGRPLIAVIRLDGQLKALDQQQVTAQILQVISDWQAQGLTLSGVEIDHDAGNARLPAYAEFLTHLRSALPQSLPLSITALPAWLDSAQLPNLLATVDSSVLQVHAVSDPRRGLFDAEQARRWAEAWGEITDKPFYLALPAYGVALLPDVDGAPVVESEVPLERGGQRRELLAVPLQLSRLGKALRENPPKHLAGLIWFRLPLVNDRRAWSLTTLRAVARGDALSSQLGLTLREQSGLYDITLNNRGNLDSAWPARITLQARGCEGSDALAGYSLQQSPDLLTFTRLRDGRLPADGQRAIGWARCAFIDQGGSHVDP, from the coding sequence ATGCGCTTTATCGTCGGTCTGTTGGCTTTGCTCATGCTGTCTGCCTGTGAACAGCAGAGCGCAGCGCCACTCGATCAGCAACTCTACGTCTGGCAACGCCAGTGGACGTCGGCCCATGAGGCGGCATTGCGCGATAGCCAACGTGATTTTTCCACCTTGCGGGTGCTGGCGTTGCAGGCATTCCCGAATGCCGGATGGAGCCGCGCGCGTATCGCCCCGCCGTTGCTGAAAAGCGATGGCCGCCCACTGATTGCGGTGATTCGTCTCGACGGCCAACTCAAGGCGCTGGATCAGCAGCAGGTCACGGCGCAGATCCTTCAGGTCATCAGTGACTGGCAGGCGCAGGGCCTGACCCTGAGTGGCGTGGAGATCGACCACGATGCCGGCAATGCGCGGCTGCCGGCCTATGCAGAATTCCTCACTCATCTACGCTCGGCACTCCCGCAATCGTTGCCTCTGAGCATCACCGCGCTGCCGGCCTGGCTCGACAGTGCGCAATTGCCGAACTTGCTGGCGACAGTCGACAGCAGCGTGCTGCAAGTGCATGCCGTCAGTGACCCGCGCCGCGGTTTGTTCGACGCTGAGCAGGCGCGGCGTTGGGCCGAGGCCTGGGGGGAAATCACCGATAAACCGTTTTATCTGGCGTTGCCCGCTTACGGTGTGGCGCTGTTGCCGGATGTCGACGGCGCGCCGGTGGTGGAAAGTGAAGTGCCGCTTGAGCGTGGCGGGCAGCGCCGTGAACTGCTCGCCGTTCCACTGCAACTGAGCCGACTCGGCAAAGCACTGCGTGAAAATCCGCCAAAGCATCTGGCCGGGCTGATCTGGTTTCGCCTGCCGCTGGTCAACGACCGCCGCGCCTGGAGCCTGACCACGCTGCGCGCCGTTGCCCGGGGCGATGCGTTAAGCAGCCAGCTCGGTCTTACGTTGCGTGAGCAGAGCGGCCTCTACGACATCACCCTGAACAACCGTGGCAACCTCGACAGCGCTTGGCCCGCACGGATCACTTTGCAGGCCCGGGGTTGTGAAGGCTCCGATGCGCTCGCCGGTTATTCGTTGCAACAAAGCCCGGATCTGCTTACCTTCACCCGCCTTCGCGACGGCCGGTTGCCGGCGGACGGGCAGCGCGCCATCGGTTGGGCGCGCTGTGCATTTATTGATCAAGGAGGTTCGCATGTTGACCCGTAA
- a CDS encoding class I SAM-dependent methyltransferase: protein MLSLLKKLTAATSAQPSVAVAEKTDPYMLGLHDAMLSGWFNQATGELFTGFPVSADDTLLDVGCGDGGNVHFCGMRGAKIIIADIDGAKVEATRQRLSDTPARDIECHVTDCNPLPIADATATRVVSTEVIEHVDDPAQFLAELVRVGKPGALYLLSVPHPSSEDLQKDIAAPEYFQKPNHIRIISEEQFKSMVSEAGLEIISHSQYGFYWSMWMLLFWEAKVDFSNPDHPLLNHWADTWQAVLDSPRGAQIKQALDAVVAKSQVIIARKP from the coding sequence ATGCTGAGCCTTTTGAAGAAACTCACGGCGGCGACGTCTGCACAGCCTTCCGTTGCGGTCGCCGAGAAGACTGATCCGTACATGCTCGGCCTGCACGACGCGATGCTCAGCGGCTGGTTCAACCAGGCAACCGGCGAGCTGTTCACAGGCTTTCCCGTGAGTGCTGACGACACGCTCCTGGATGTCGGCTGCGGTGATGGTGGCAACGTGCATTTCTGCGGTATGCGTGGGGCGAAGATCATCATTGCCGACATCGACGGCGCCAAGGTCGAGGCGACGCGTCAGCGACTGAGCGACACCCCGGCGCGCGATATCGAATGCCATGTCACCGATTGCAATCCGTTGCCGATTGCCGACGCGACAGCGACCCGCGTGGTGTCCACCGAAGTCATTGAACACGTCGACGACCCGGCGCAGTTTCTCGCCGAGCTGGTGCGCGTCGGCAAGCCAGGCGCGTTGTACCTGTTGAGCGTGCCGCACCCCAGCTCCGAAGACCTGCAAAAAGACATCGCGGCGCCGGAGTATTTTCAGAAACCCAACCACATCCGGATCATCAGCGAAGAGCAGTTCAAGTCCATGGTCAGTGAGGCCGGCCTTGAGATCATCAGCCACAGCCAGTACGGCTTTTACTGGTCGATGTGGATGTTGTTGTTCTGGGAAGCCAAGGTCGATTTCAGTAACCCTGATCATCCACTGCTCAATCATTGGGCCGACACCTGGCAAGCGGTGCTGGACTCGCCACGCGGGGCGCAGATCAAGCAGGCGCTGGATGCGGTCGTGGCGAAAAGTCAGGTGATCATCGCCCGCAAGCCTTGA
- a CDS encoding ABC transporter permease — MLLSLYRSLHSYRGFILGSVQREFQARYRNSLFGALWPIFNPLSMIIVYTVIFSHIMRARLPGVDDSMAYSVYLCAGLLAWGLFSEITLRSQTMFLDNANLLKKISFPRICLPVIVLINAGINFAIIIGLFLGFLLLTGRWPGMALLALLPLIALQMMFCAGLGMVLGVLNVFFRDVGQLFAICLQFWFWLTPIVYPISILPEWVQRLLQLNPLTNLFSSYQNLFLYGQWPVWSSLLPIAITGAVFCLIGLRLFRQRVGEMVDEL; from the coding sequence ATGCTGCTTTCCCTGTATCGCTCGCTGCACAGCTACCGTGGATTCATCCTCGGTAGCGTGCAACGAGAGTTTCAAGCACGTTACCGCAACTCGCTGTTCGGTGCTTTGTGGCCGATCTTCAATCCACTGTCGATGATCATTGTTTACACCGTGATTTTTTCCCACATCATGCGCGCCCGTCTGCCCGGCGTGGATGACAGCATGGCCTACAGCGTCTACCTCTGCGCCGGCCTGCTGGCGTGGGGGCTGTTTTCGGAGATCACCCTGCGCAGTCAGACCATGTTTCTGGACAACGCAAATCTGCTGAAGAAAATCAGCTTCCCGCGGATCTGCCTGCCGGTGATTGTGTTGATCAATGCCGGGATCAACTTCGCCATTATCATCGGGCTGTTTCTGGGCTTTTTGCTGTTGACCGGACGCTGGCCAGGCATGGCATTGCTGGCGTTGTTACCGTTGATAGCGCTGCAAATGATGTTCTGCGCAGGGCTGGGGATGGTCCTCGGCGTACTCAATGTGTTTTTCCGTGATGTCGGACAGCTCTTTGCCATCTGCTTGCAGTTCTGGTTCTGGCTGACGCCGATCGTGTATCCGATCAGCATCCTGCCGGAATGGGTGCAGCGTCTGCTGCAACTGAACCCGTTGACCAACCTGTTCAGCAGCTATCAGAACCTGTTTCTCTACGGTCAGTGGCCGGTCTGGAGTTCGCTGCTGCCGATCGCCATCACCGGGGCGGTCTTCTGCCTGATCGGGCTGCGGCTGTTTCGCCAGCGCGTCGGCGAAATGGTGGATGAACTCTGA